The following proteins are co-located in the Flavobacterium sp. CECT 9288 genome:
- a CDS encoding rhodanese-like domain-containing protein, which yields MNLTQEEWVSQYEADENTVILDVRTEDEFNDGFIANAINIDIHRGQDFVTAIEALDRDKKYYVYCRSGMRSAKACEIMNQLGFENTYNLLGGILDWEGAVVTP from the coding sequence ATGAATTTAACACAAGAAGAGTGGGTTTCTCAATATGAGGCCGACGAAAATACAGTAATTTTAGACGTAAGAACTGAAGATGAATTCAATGATGGTTTTATAGCTAATGCCATAAATATTGATATTCACAGAGGACAAGATTTTGTAACTGCCATTGAAGCTTTAGACAGAGATAAAAAATATTATGTTTATTGCAGGTCTGGTATGCGTAGTGCTAAAGCTTGCGAAATAATGAATCAGTTGGGTTTTGAGAATACCTATAATTTATTAGGAGGTATTTTAGATTGGGAAGGAGCGGTAGTAACGCCTTAA
- a CDS encoding rhodanese-like domain-containing protein, with protein sequence MKIEQIYTGCLAQGAYYITSNGEAAIIDPLRETQPYLDRLQRDGVTLKYIFETHFHADFVSGHLDLSRATNAPIVYGPNATCEFDCISAVDGQIFTLGNVKIKVLHTPGHTMESTTFLIIDENGKNHAIFSGDTLFIGDVGRPDLAQKAAHMTQEQLAATLYHSLRDKIMTLADDVIVYPAHGAGSACGKNMSKETVSTIGNQKETNYALRANMTEAEFIAEVTDGLLPPPAYFGMNVAMNKKGYDSFENVLNLGMQALTPKDFENSAEQNGALLLDTRNNGVFAKGFIPQSINIGIDGDFAPWVGALVADVQQPILIICEVGQEEETVTRLSRVGFDNLLGHLEGGFDAWVNAGNEIDTINRISAAQFEQEVKIGESKIVDIRKETEYSAEHVDDAYNKPLAAINDWIKDIDPKEHFYIHCAGGYRSMIAASILEARGFRNFTEIEGGFNAIAKTNIPKTDFVCQSKILK encoded by the coding sequence ATGAAAATAGAACAAATATATACAGGATGTTTAGCACAAGGTGCTTACTATATTACTTCTAATGGTGAAGCTGCCATTATAGACCCATTAAGAGAAACGCAGCCATATCTTGACAGATTACAAAGAGATGGTGTAACATTAAAATACATTTTTGAAACGCATTTTCACGCTGATTTTGTTTCAGGACATTTAGATTTAAGTCGTGCTACAAATGCACCTATTGTTTATGGTCCTAATGCAACTTGCGAATTTGACTGTATCTCTGCTGTGGATGGCCAAATTTTTACTCTAGGAAATGTGAAAATTAAGGTGTTGCATACTCCAGGACACACCATGGAAAGCACTACGTTTTTAATCATTGATGAAAACGGAAAAAACCATGCCATTTTTTCTGGTGACACCTTATTTATAGGTGATGTTGGAAGACCTGATTTAGCTCAAAAAGCGGCTCACATGACACAAGAACAACTTGCAGCTACTTTGTACCATTCGCTACGTGATAAAATTATGACTTTGGCAGATGATGTTATTGTGTATCCCGCACATGGCGCGGGAAGTGCTTGCGGTAAAAACATGAGTAAAGAAACCGTTTCTACCATTGGGAACCAAAAAGAAACTAATTACGCCTTAAGAGCAAACATGACTGAAGCAGAATTTATTGCAGAAGTTACAGATGGTTTATTGCCTCCACCAGCATATTTTGGTATGAATGTAGCCATGAATAAAAAAGGGTACGATAGTTTTGAAAATGTATTAAATTTAGGAATGCAAGCGCTTACACCAAAAGATTTTGAAAACAGTGCTGAGCAAAATGGGGCGTTACTTCTTGACACTCGTAATAATGGTGTCTTTGCAAAAGGTTTTATTCCGCAGTCTATAAATATTGGTATTGACGGTGATTTCGCTCCTTGGGTAGGTGCGCTAGTGGCTGATGTACAACAACCTATATTGATAATTTGTGAAGTAGGACAAGAAGAAGAAACAGTAACTCGATTGAGCCGTGTAGGGTTTGATAACTTATTAGGTCATCTTGAAGGAGGATTTGATGCATGGGTTAATGCTGGAAATGAAATAGATACAATCAATAGAATTTCGGCTGCACAATTTGAACAAGAAGTAAAAATAGGTGAAAGCAAAATAGTTGATATAAGAAAAGAGACTGAATATAGCGCAGAGCACGTAGACGATGCTTATAATAAACCACTTGCTGCTATAAATGATTGGATTAAAGATATTGACCCAAAAGAACATTTTTACATTCACTGTGCTGGAGGATACCGCAGTATGATTGCAGCTTCTATCCTTGAGGCTCGCGGTTTTAGAAACTTTACCGAAATTGAAGGGGGATTTAACGCCATTGCAAAAACAAATATTCCCAAAACAGATTTTGTTTGCCAAAGTAAAATATTAAAATAA
- a CDS encoding Crp/Fnr family transcriptional regulator produces MIDSLKKIFQSFSTDLVQEIEKNAVIQTYPVGSVIMRTGQYIKSTVLVIQGKIKIYREDENGGEFFMYYLQPGQACAISMICATKNEKSQIMALVVEDVELLMIPLPLMDKWMMQHRSWYEFVIDTYRSRFEEVLEVIDSIAFRAMDERLEFYLQRHATSCGCKELKLSHQEIASDLNTSREVISRLLKKMEQRGIVLLHRNNIELLSK; encoded by the coding sequence ATGATTGACTCCCTAAAAAAAATTTTCCAATCCTTCTCAACTGATTTAGTTCAAGAAATAGAAAAAAATGCAGTCATACAAACGTATCCAGTGGGATCTGTAATTATGAGAACGGGGCAGTATATAAAAAGTACCGTACTGGTTATTCAAGGAAAAATAAAAATTTATAGAGAGGATGAAAATGGAGGAGAATTTTTCATGTATTATTTACAACCAGGACAAGCTTGTGCTATTTCTATGATTTGTGCTACTAAAAATGAAAAAAGTCAAATTATGGCCCTTGTTGTTGAAGATGTTGAACTGCTGATGATTCCGTTGCCACTAATGGATAAATGGATGATGCAACACCGAAGCTGGTACGAATTTGTTATTGATACTTACAGAAGCCGATTTGAAGAAGTTCTTGAAGTGATTGACAGCATTGCCTTTAGAGCTATGGATGAACGATTAGAATTTTATTTGCAACGCCACGCTACTTCTTGCGGCTGTAAAGAGCTTAAACTATCGCATCAAGAAATAGCATCTGATTTAAATACCTCAAGAGAAGTAATTTCTAGATTGTTAAAAAAAATGGAACAAAGAGGAATTGTGTTGCTTCATCGTAATAATATTGAACTACTTTCTAAATAA
- a CDS encoding sulfite exporter TauE/SafE family protein: protein MEIIGYIASIIIGISLGLIGGGGSILTIPILVYLFKIDPEIATSYSLFIVGVTALFGCISHYKMGNLKIKSALYFAIPSVMSILIIREVIFPNIASTLFTIASYQVSKNVLIMSVFSVLMIASALAMIRKSKLIAVASTKTNYLQLSGIGFLIGIVTGFLGAGGGFLIIPALLFFANLPMKQAVGTSLLIIFINSSIGFGGDLYIGTPINYTILFLISGMAFIGMIIGLQLSKKIDGAQLKPIFGWFVLVMGIYIITKEFFFK, encoded by the coding sequence ATGGAAATTATTGGTTATATAGCGTCTATCATAATTGGAATTTCACTGGGATTAATTGGTGGTGGTGGCTCCATACTTACTATACCTATCTTAGTGTACCTTTTTAAAATAGACCCTGAAATTGCAACAAGTTACTCCCTTTTTATTGTGGGCGTTACGGCATTATTTGGCTGTATTAGTCATTACAAGATGGGAAATTTAAAAATCAAATCGGCATTGTATTTTGCCATACCATCAGTAATGTCAATATTAATAATTCGCGAAGTAATATTCCCTAACATAGCCTCAACCCTATTTACGATTGCTTCTTACCAAGTTTCAAAAAATGTTCTTATTATGTCTGTTTTTTCGGTTTTAATGATTGCATCGGCTCTAGCCATGATTAGAAAGTCTAAATTAATAGCAGTCGCATCAACTAAAACTAATTATTTACAGCTGAGTGGCATTGGATTTCTAATCGGGATTGTAACGGGATTTCTGGGAGCTGGTGGAGGATTTTTAATTATACCTGCTCTTTTATTTTTTGCAAATTTACCTATGAAACAAGCAGTAGGAACCTCGTTATTAATAATTTTCATCAATTCCAGTATTGGTTTTGGTGGAGATTTATACATTGGTACACCCATAAATTATACAATTCTTTTTTTGATATCGGGAATGGCCTTCATAGGAATGATCATTGGTTTGCAGCTTTCAAAAAAAATAGATGGAGCACAACTAAAACCTATATTTGGATGGTTTGTACTTGTTATGGGAATCTATATTATTACCAAAGAATTTTTCTTTAAATAA
- a CDS encoding methyltransferase domain-containing protein: MSDLKCCIVSCEQPKDANYWESQYVAQTTKWDLGTIAPPLQEFINTITNKDCSILIPGCGNSYEAEYLLANGFSNITVIDIAPSPVAALTKKHANNPNIKIIQGDFFTHSGQYDCIIEQTFFCAIPPFMRQKYLWKMHQLLAKNGVLAGLLFNRNFEAGPPFGGSQKEYESLFENAFQIQKMEIARNSVAPRANSELFFMFEKKTNVIVNLYELNGVTCSTCAKTIESKLTIIEGVVQVSINTNFQEIVIVSHSVVAIEKLQDALIYDASYSIAPHSTT, from the coding sequence ATGTCTGATTTAAAATGTTGCATTGTTAGCTGCGAGCAACCCAAAGATGCAAATTATTGGGAATCGCAATATGTTGCACAAACTACAAAGTGGGATTTGGGAACCATAGCACCACCACTTCAAGAATTTATAAATACTATAACCAATAAAGACTGTAGTATTTTGATTCCGGGTTGCGGTAATAGTTATGAGGCTGAATATCTTTTAGCAAATGGTTTTAGTAACATTACCGTTATAGATATTGCACCATCACCCGTGGCAGCCTTGACAAAAAAACATGCTAACAATCCAAACATAAAGATTATTCAAGGTGATTTTTTTACACATTCTGGTCAATATGACTGTATTATTGAGCAAACCTTCTTTTGTGCTATTCCACCGTTTATGAGGCAAAAATACCTTTGGAAAATGCATCAGCTGCTGGCAAAAAATGGAGTTTTAGCAGGACTTCTTTTCAATAGAAATTTTGAAGCTGGACCTCCCTTTGGTGGAAGCCAAAAAGAATATGAAAGCCTTTTTGAAAATGCTTTCCAAATTCAAAAAATGGAAATAGCAAGAAATTCTGTTGCGCCAAGAGCAAACTCTGAGTTGTTTTTTATGTTTGAAAAAAAGACGAATGTTATTGTGAACTTGTATGAATTAAACGGAGTTACATGCTCCACCTGTGCCAAAACAATAGAATCAAAATTAACTATAATTGAAGGTGTAGTTCAAGTTTCAATAAATACAAACTTCCAGGAAATTGTCATTGTAAGTCACTCAGTAGTGGCCATTGAAAAACTTCAAGATGCGCTTATATATGACGCTAGTTATTCAATTGCACCGCATAGTACTACCTAG